ACGACGTCGTCGGGTCCGATGCCCCGGCTGCGCAGCACCCGGGCGATCCGGTACACCCGGTCGGCCAGCGCACCGGCCGTCACCGCGGACCCGTCGTCGACAACCACGTCGTCGCGGTGTCGGGTCGCGAGGTCCGCGAACAACGTCGGGAGCGGAGCCACGTGCCCGGGCGGCGCGGCGGGAGTCCAGTCCGGGTCGCCACCGTCGGACCGCAGGTCGATCGTTCCGATCGGCGGCTCGGCAGCGTCGCAGAGCCCGTCGAGAACAGCACGCAGAGCGTCGGTGCGTGCGGTCACCGACTCGCGGGTGAGGATTCGGCAGTCCGCCTCGAAGCCGAGCAGGAGCCGACCGTCGGAGATGGGTGTCGCGGTCAGCCCGAGTTCCTCGGGTGGACCGCCCGCGACGTTGCGCAGCGTCCCGCGCGCACCGGCGAAGTCCAGGTCGACATCGAAGGCCTTCAGGTTGATCCCGGCCTCGTGCAGCAGCGCTCCGGCCGAGGGCACACCCAGGTCGCCGATGAGGTCGGCGCCGCGGTAGCGCTGGTGGCGGCGCAACTCGGTCATTCCGGCGGCCGCCTTGCGGGCGAGGTCCGCCACCCGGTCCGTCGGATCGATCCGCAGATGCAGCGGGAGGACGTTGACCGCCATCGCCGGAGTGGTCAGCATGGTTCGTGTGGTGCGGACCATCAGCGGTGTGGCCAGCACCACATCGCGCTTTCCGCAGAGTCTCGACAGATAGCCCGCGTAGCCACCGATCAGCACGTCGGCCCAGGTGCAGCGGTGCTGGGTGGCGATCTCCTTCAGGCGCTGCACGGCCTCTGCGGAGAGAACGGTGTGCGCGGACACCGTGTCCGGGGCGGGCCCCGCAGGCGCGGCGTGCACCCGCAGATCCGGCATCGGCGTGAACCGGGTCGTCCAGAAGTCACGGTCGGCGGCGAACCGGTCGGATTCCCGGTACTCGAGGTCCTCGGCGACCACGTCGGCGAATGCGCCGAACGGCTTGCTGCGCAACGGGGTGTCGGTGACGATCGACCGGTAGTGGTCGGCGAACCGGCGAGAGATCATCGCCGCCGAGTACCCGTCGACGATGAGGTGATGGTAGAGCTGCACACACCACACCCGGGTGGGCGACAGCTGCAGGAGCGCGTAGGTGAAGAGGGCGCGGTCGGTCATCCCGCGGCAACGCCGGGCTGCCTCCCAGCGAATCCGGTCCACCTCGTTGTGGGCGCTCGCCTCGGGGTCGGATGTCCCCCCGGCATCGGATGTCCCCCCGGCATCGGATGTCACCGACAGGTCGATCACCGGAACCTCCACCGTCCGGGCCGGCTCGATCCATTGCCGAGGCCCGTCGGGAGTGTCGGCGAAGCGCAGACGCATCGTCTCGGCAGCCGCGACCGTCGCGTCGATCGCGGCGATCAGCCCGGACACCGAGATCGGCACCTCGGAATCGGTGCCGCCGATCTCGAGGACCTCACCGACCAGGAAGTACGGGGAGTCCGGTTCCACGCGTTGGGCGTTCCAGATCCCCAGTTGTGCACCGGTCAGCTCGAGCAGTTCGGTCCGGCCCCGTCGTCCGAGGTCTTCCGTCATGGTCATCGTGGGTGGTTCTTCCTGTCGCTCCGCAGTTGCGCCGCCGCCGGCCGGTCCGTCCCGAGCCGACCGGTGGCGCGCGGCACTCGCCGAAACCGTGCACCGATCCGAAAACGATTGCGCTGCTTACCGTCCGGACCTCGCGGTTCGGGTTCGGTGCGCTGCCCCACAATGCCCGGCCCCGGAGACCTGGGTCTCGACGACACGGATCGATGTGTGGTGTCCTGTCCCCACCCGTCGCATCGATGACCACACTCGCACCATAGGTGAGCCTTGCCTGCCATTGGTGGGGCTCGGGGCCCGGACACCGGCGCCCCGACCGCGTGCCGGGCGCCTCCGCGCCGCGCCCCCACGGGTCCGCCGGGCGGGCCGAAGACCGGTGCGCCGAAGCCGCGAATCGGCGCTCCATCTGCATCGCGGCCCGATCCGGGCACTCGTCGTGTCGCCGTCGGGAGGCACTCGCAGGGCCCGCGCGACCGGTGCCCGGCAGCAGGCGTGAGCCGGTCGGAGAAAATCCCGGATGTGGTACCAATTGTCCGCTTCTCGTCCGCTTCTCGTCCGCTTCTCGTCCGGTTCCCGGTTCGGTGGCCGACGTACCCTGGAGCCATGCCCGACCACCGCTCGACACCCGATGCCTGCCCGGGGGCACTGCACGTGCACGAGGCCGCCGACGGGGCGCTCTCGCGCATTCGGCTACCCGGCGGGCACCTGGCACCGAGTCGGCTCCAGGCGCTCGCGGAGGCAGCCGAGCACCTCGGCAACGGCGAGATCGAGCTGACCTCCCGGGGAAACGTGCAACTCCGCTCGGTGCGCGATCCACAGGAGCTGGCACAGCGCCTCGCCACGGCGGGGTTGCTGCCCTCGGCGACCCACGAGCGTGTCCGCAATGTTCTCGGGTCCCCGCTCAGCGGGCGGCTCGGAGGGCGTCACGACATCCGGGACCTCGTGCACGACCTGGACCGCCGCCTGATCGCCGATCCTGCACTGGCCGAGCTACCCGGACGGGTGCTGTTCACCGTCGACGACGGCCGGGGTGACGTCTCGCCCTTCGGTGGCGATTTCGGCATCCACGCCATCGGCGACGACCGCTTCGCGTTGGTCCTCGCCGGCTCCGACACGGGTGTCCGACTGGATGCCGCGGACACCGTCATCGCGCTCCTCGACTCGGCCCGGGCGTTCCTCGATCTGAGGGAACGGCACTGGCGGCTCGCCGAGCTGGACGACGGGGCACGGCGCACCCTCGAACACCTCGGCGTCGAGCCCGAGATACCTCCTGCCGGCCGGGTCACCGGCGACGCCGACGCCCGTCCACCCGTCGGCTGGTTCGCGCAGCACGACGGCCGGGTCGCACTGGGCGCGACCGTCGCACTCGGTGTCCTCCCTGCGCGCACGGCCCGGTTCCTCGCTGCCGTGGAGCGGCCGGTGATCGTCACCCCGTGGCGCTCGATCCTGCTGGTCGACCTCGACGAGTGGGTCGGCGAACAGGTCGTCCGCGTACTCGCACCGATGGGGCTGATCTTCGACGCGGACTCGCCGTGGGCACAGGTCAGCGCGTGCGCGGGCAGCCCGGGATGCGCCAAGTCGCTGGCCGACGTCCGCTCGGACGTGCGCGCTGCGGTCGAGGAGGACATGCTGCCCGTCGAGGGTCGCCAGCACTGGTCCGGTTGTGAGCGTCGGTGCGGCAGCCCCGGGCACGGCGAGCGCACCGACGTCGTCGCCACCGGGCACGGATACCGCGTCGACACTCCCTCTCGCTGACACCGCCCCCCTCGGGGCACGGACCGGGTGGATCTGCCGTACCGAACGTGCCTCTAGGGTGAGGCCATGCTCGAGTACATCCGTGACGGTGCCGAAATCTACCGGCAATCGTTCGCGACGATCCGCGCCGAAGCGGACCTGGACCGCTTCCCGCCCGACGTCTCGCGTGCCGTGGTGCGGATGATCCACGCCAGCGGACAGGTCGATCTCACCGGCGACATCGCCTTCACTCCGAACGTGGTCTCCGCCGCGCACGAGGCACTCGAGGCCGGTGCCCCGATCCTCTGCGACGCGACCATGGTGGCCGCGGGCGTCACCCGGCGACGCCTCCCCCGGGACAACGAAGTGCTGTGCCTGCTCGGCGACCCCCGGGTTCCCGATCTCGCCCGCGACCTCGGCGACACCCGGTCGGCGGCCGCGGTGGAACTGTGGGTCGACCGTCTCGAGGGTGCCGTGGTCGCGATCGGCAACGCCCCGACCGCACTGTTCCGCCTGCTGAACCTGATCGCCGCCGGGGCACCCCGACCCGCCGCCGTCCTCGGCGGTCCGGTCGGCTTCATCGGCGCCGCGGAATCGAAGGAGGCGACCGTCGCGCATCCGGCGGAGCTCGAGCACCTCCTGGTCCTCGGCCGCCGTGGCGGTAGCGCCATCACGTCGGCCGCCGTCAATGCGATCGCGTGCGAGGAAGAATGAGCAGCGTGCACGGCAAACTCTGGGGTGTCGGGATCGGTCCGGGTGACTCGGAACTGGTAACGGTCAAGGCCGCCCGAGTCATCGGCGAGGCGGACGTGGTCGCCTTCCACAGTGCCCGGCACGGGCGCAGCATCTCCCGGGCGATCGCGGCGCCGTACCTCCGGGACGGCCAGATCGAGGAGCACCTGGTCTACCCGGTCACGACCGAGACGATCGACCACCCCGGCGGCTACCAGGGCGCCATCGACGAGTTCTACGAGCAGGCGGCCGAGCGGCTCGCGGCTCACCTCGAAGCGGGCCGCTCGGTCGCCCTGCTCGCCGCGGGTGATCCGCTCTTCTACAGCTCCTACATGCACATGCACAAGCGCCTCGCGCCGCGATTCGACGCCGAGGTGATTCCCGGCGTCACCTCGATCAGTGCCGCCGCTGCCGCACTCGGGACGCCGTTGGTCGAGGGTGAGGAGATCCTCACCGTGCTCCCCGGCACGCTTCCCGAGACCGAGCTGGCGCGTCGGCTCCGAGATACGGACGCGGCCGCCGTCCTCAAGCTCGGCCGCACTTTTCCGGCAGTACGTCAGGCGTTGTCGGACAGTGGGCGGATGGACGAGGCGCGCTATGTGGAGCGCGCGACGTCGACCCGCCAGCGAGTGTGTGCCGCCGCCGACGTCGCCGACGACGACGTGCCGTACTTCGCGATCGCCGTCGTACCGAGTCCCTCGAATGCGGCGGCGGTCCCGTCCGGCACCGACGCGGGCGAGGTGGTCGTGGTGGGTCTCGGTCCGGGTGACGCCTCCTGGACCACACCCGAGGTGTACCGGGAACTGGCCGGGGCCACCGACCTCGTCGGCTACACGACCTACATCGACCGGGTGCCGCACCGGCCTGGCCAGCGCCGGCACTCCAGCGACAACAAGGTGGAGGCGGAGCGCGCGGCGATGGCTCTCGACCTGGCGAAGAACGGCGCCCGCGTGGCCGTCGTGTCGTCCGGGGATCCCGGCATCTTCGCGATGGCGGCCGCCGTCCTCGAGGTGGCCGAGGACGACCAGTGGCAGGACGTTCCGGTCCGCGTCGTCCCCGGAGTGACCGCCGCGTCCGCGGTGGCGAGTCGCGTGGGCGCCCCGCTCGGCCACGATTTCGCGGTGCTGTCGTTGTCCGACCGGCTCAAGCCGTGGGATGCGGTCGCGACGCGCGTGTCCGCCGTGGCCGGAGCGGACATGGCGTTCGCCGTCTACAACCCGGCCTCGAGGTCACGCACCTGGCAGGTGGCGGCGCTCAAGGATCTGGTGCTCGAGCATCGCTCGGGTGACACCCCCGTCGTGGTCGGTCGAGCTGTCGGCTCGGCCGCCGAGTCGGTGCGGGTCGTACGGCTGGCGGATCTGGATCCCGAGAGCGTCGACATGCGCACCCTGCTGATCGTCGGCGCATCCACCACCAGGGTGTCCGCGAGCGGACGGGTCTACACCTCGCGCTACTACGACTGAATTCGTGGCGGTCCCGGCGGCTGGGGCGGGAACGGCGGCTGCGGGCCGGGTGGATTCGGGGGCGGTCCCGGCGGCTCCGGGTTCGGCGGTGCCGGGTCGGGCGGGAACGGATGAGGCGGCTCGGGCGTCGGTGGCACCGGCGGCGGGCCGGGCTCCGGTCCCGGTGGCTCGGTGAGTCTGCGCCCCATGAGTGTGCGCTCGGCGGGTTCGATCCGGGCGTCCATCGTGATCACCTCCGGTCGCTTCTCCCCCGCTCTCGAACGTACGCGTTCGGGCCCCTCGACGAGCGCATCCTCGTAGGCTCGACCCCATCGGGGTCCCGGAAGGTCCAGATGTGATGCCCAGATCGACCCGAACGCTCGCCGCCCTCGCGGTGGTTCTCCTGGCTGCCCTCGCCTCCACCGCAACCGCGACGGCCACGCCACCGTCGGGGGTCACCGCTGAGACTCTCGTCCAGTTCACCGTTCCCGGAGAACTCGGGAGCAGCGATTCACCCACCGTCGTCACGATTCGCCGCATCGAGATCGATCCCGGAGGCACGACCGGCTGGCACTTCCACGACGGACCCGTGTACGGGGTGGTCGCGGCCGGCGCGCTGACGAGGACACTGCACGACTGCTCCGAACAGATCTCTCGGATCGGCGAATTCGTGGACGAGGTGGTCGGCAGCGACCACACCCACGTCGGGTTCAACCGGGAAGCCGAGCCTCTGGTGCTGTTCGTGACGTACCTCAGCGCCCCAGGAGTACCGCTCGCCAGTGACGCGCCCGCGGCGTGCTGAGCCCTCTCGTCCTTCCAGGCTGCTCGAGTACGTGAGTGTTCGTCGTCGAGGCGTTGGGCCATTATTCTGTTTTTCTAGCAGTTCCGTCCATGCCGGAGGTTTATCGGAGACACTGTCCGGCGGGACCACACCCACACGGCTCACGCAGGCGACAGGCCCAGTCGACGCACCGCCTCGCCTGCCCCCGCCACGGTCGCCACGCCCGTGGGTAGCGGCGGACGTTCGATCATCAGGACCGGCACGTCGAGCGCGCGACACGCCGCGAGCTTCCCTTCGGTGAGGTCTCCCCCACTGTTCTTCGTCACGAGCAGATCGATCGCGTCGGCGCGTAGCGTGCGTATCTCCTCCTCGACTCCGAACGGACCACGTGCCAGCAGGATTCGAGAATCTGCCGGTACCGGCCCCTCCGGCGGGTCGATCGCGCGGATCAGGAAATGCCGCGAAAGGTCCGCGAAGGCCGCCACCCCCTGCCGTCCGATCGTGAGGAACACCCGGGCCGCGTCTGCCTCCCCCACCGCCGCAGCGGCTCCGGCCAGATCGGGCACCGATGTCCACCGGTCACCGTGCTGCGGCACCCATTCCGGACGCCGGAGGACCAGGAGCGGCACGCCGGCCAGCTCCGCGGCCGCCACGGCGTGCACCGTCATCTGCGAGGCGAACGGGTGGGTCGCGTCGACGACGGCATCCACCTCGTTCCGGCGCAACCAGGCGACGAGACCCTCCACTCCCCCGAAACCCCCGGTGCGTACCGCCCCGCGGGGCAGGCGCGGACGACGTACCCGTCCGGCCAGGGACGAGACGACGTCGACTCCGCGATGTCCGTCGAGGGCCGCGGCGAGCTCACGCGCTTCGGCGGTGCCGCCCAGAATCAACACCCGCATGTCTGCCCGCACGTCAATGCGTGGTGCGCGACCGGGACGCCGAGTAGAGATAGCTGTCCGGGAACCCCTCGGCCGCCAGCGCACGTCCGACGATCACGACCGCGGTCTTGGTGATTCCCCGCTCCTCCACCTGCTCGGCGAGCGTGGCCAGCGTGCCCGTCACGATCTGCTGGTCGGCGCGGGAGGCGAAGGCGACCACTGCAGCGGGGCAGTCGGTGCCGTAGCTCTCGCCGAGCTCCTCGGTGATCTGCCGGATGCGGTGGGCACCGAGGTGCACCACCATCGTGGCTCCACTACGGCCGAGGGACCGGAGATCCTCACCCGGTGGCATCGCCGTGGACAGCGTGCTCACGCGGGTGAGCACGATGGTCTGGGCCACTCCGGGCACGGTCAGTTCCCGTTTCAGCGCGGCGGCCGCGGCAGCGAACGCCGGAACGCCCGGCACGATGTCGTACGGCACACCCGCCTCGTCCAGTCGCCGCGCCTGTTCGGCGACGGCGCTGTAGATCGACGGGTCTCCGGAGTGCACGCGGGCCACGTCCACCCCGCGAGCGTGCGCCGCGACCAGGAGGTCGACGATCTCGTCCAGACTCATGCGCGCGGTGTCGACCACGTCCGCACTCGGCGGGCACGCATCGATCAGTTCGGCGGGCACCAGGCTGCCGGCGAACAGGCAGACGGGACATCGTTCGATCAGCCGTAGCGCCCGGACCGTCACCAGGTCCGCGGCCCCGGGTCCGGCGCCGATGAAGTACACGGTCACGACCGGGCTCCCTTCACGACCGACCACTGGGTGACCGGCAACTGGGGTCGCCACGTGGTGAATCCACCCAGTGGCGACCCGCGATAGACCTGGAACCGGCGTACGTCGCCGCCGAACGTACGGAACCAGGACAACACCGCCGCCTCCGACTCCGCCGTGACGGCGTTGGCCACGAGACGCCCGCCGGGGAGCAATCGCTCCCAGCAGGCGTCGAACAGCCCCTCCTGGGTCAGCCCGCCGCCGAGGAACACCGCATCGGGAGTGCCCGCGACATCCGGGAAATCGTCCGGGGCCGCACCGCGCACACGCAGGTCCGGCACTCCCAGGCGTCCCGCGTTCTGCCCGATCTGTACCTGCCGCAGGGGATCCCGCTCGAAGGTCACAGCCCGGCAGCGTGGGTCCGTGCGCATCCACTCGATGGCGATCGTGCCCGATCCGCCACCCACGTCCCACAGCACCTCCCCGGGGGTGGGCGCCAGGGCACAGAGTGTCAGCGCCCGGATCTCCTGCTTCGTCATCTGGCCGTCACCGGCGAAGGAGTCGTCGTCGAGGCCGGGCAGCCGGGTGGTCCGGGCGCCGATCGCCGGATCTCTGCGGCACTCGACCGCGACGACGTGGAGCGGATCGACGGCCGGGTGATTCCAGTTCTCCGCGGTGCCGTCCAGCCGGTGCTCGTCCGGTCCGCCCAAACGCGCCAGCACCGTCAGCGCCGACGCGCCGAATCCCTGCGCGGCGAGCAGCGCCGCGAGTTCGCCGGGAGTGTCCGGCCCCTGGGCGAGGACCACCAGCCGGGCGGCGGCGGCGAGGTCGGGAACGATCGTCGTCGCCGGACGGTTCACGACGCTGCGCACGGTGACCCGGTCGAGGGGCCATCCCATTCGTGCACAGGCGAGGGAGGCCGACGACACGTGCGGGAGAACGCGCACCCGTTCCGCCCCCAGAATCCGTACGAGGGTCGTTCCGATCCCGTGGAACATCGGGTCGCCACTGGCGAGGACGCAGACCCGACGGCCCCGATGCTCGGCGAAGAGGTCCGCCAGCACAGGCAGCATCGGGGACGGCCACCGGACCCGCTCGGCACGGCCGTCGGGAACCAGTTCGAGTTGTCGGGCCGATCCGATGAGCACCTCGGCGTCCGTGATCTCCTGCCTCGACGTGGCTCCGAGGCCTTCCCAGCCGTCGGCTCCGATGCCGACGACCACGACCGGCGTCATCGGGGCATCCGACGCCACAGCGCCCGCGGCAGCAATCGCATCCCGAAGAACACCGGCTGCAGGACCCACGGCACCCAGACCGTCGCCCGGCGTGCGCGTAGCGCCGCCACCGCGGCGTCGGCGACCTGTGGGGCGGTACTCGACAGCGGCGCCGGGTCCATCCCGTGGGTCATCCGGCCGATGACGAATCCCGGCCGTACGAGCAGGACGTGGACGCCGGTGCCGTGCAAGGCGTCCGTCAACCCGCTGGCGAACCCGTCCAGACCCGCCTTCGCGGATCCGTACACGTAGTTGGCGCGGCGCACCCGCCAGCCTGCCACCGAGGAGAACACCATGATCTGGCCGGAGCCTCGGGCCCGCAGCAACGCGGCGAGGTGGGTGAGGATGCCGACCTGGGCGACGTAGTCGGTGTGCACGATCTGCACCGCGTGGGCGGCTTCTTCTTCGGCACGCTGCTGGTCACCGAGGATGCCGAACGCGAGAACCGCCACCCCGATCGGGCCGTGGGTCTCCACCACGGAGGACAACATCCGACCGTGACCGGCCAGGTCGTCGGCGTCGAACTCCACCGTCTCGACGGCTGCCGCACCCGCGGCCAGTACGGCCGCGCGCTCCTCGTCGAGGTCACCACTGCGCCGCGCGGCGAGCACGACGACCCGTCCGGGAGCCAGGCGGGTCGCCACCTCGAGACCGATCTCGCTGCGGCCGCCGAGCACGAGCACGATTCCCGGGTCCACCTCGCGCCGAGATCTTCCACCCTTCGATCCGATGAGCATGGGTCCAGTGTGCTCGATTACGTTACGGGGCATGGCTCGCACCCCCGCCTCCCCGCACGATCCACCTCCCACCGCTCGCCCTGACCCGTTCCGACTCTCCCCCGCTGCCTCGGAGTTCCTCGGCGAGTACCACCTCGGCACCCTCACCACCCTGCGCCGCGACGGGACACCCCACGTCGTGGCGGTCGGATTCACCTGGGATGCCGAGCGGGGACTCGCCCGGGTCATCACGAACGGCACCTCGCAGAAGGTCCGCAACGTGGAACGGTCCGGATACGCGTCACTGTGTCAGGTGGATCGCGCCCGGTGGTTGACGCTCGAGGGCCCCGCAAGGGTGCTGCGGGACGCCGATTCGGTCGCGGACGCCGTCGCGCGGTACGCGGCCCGGTATCGAACTCCCCGGGTCAACCCGGCGCGCGTGGTCCTCGAGGTCGCCGTCGCCCGGATGATGGGTTCCGCCGCCGTTCGCGAGTAGCGGCCGTCCGCGGCCTCCACTCATGGGTGTCCGCCCAGTGCGCCGGACGAACGCGACCGTCCGGCAGCCGGGTCCCCGCGTCACCGCGCGCCGCCGACACCTGCGGTCCGGTCAGGAACAGTGCCCCGGTGAGATCCGTTCCGCGCAGATCGATGTCACGCAGGTCCGCACCGCGCAGATCCGCATACGACAGGTTCGCACCTCGCAGATCGGCGGCGATCAGAACGGCGCCGCGCAGATCGGAACCCCGAAGGTCCGCTCCCGGACGGCGCGCAGCGAAAAGGTCCGCACCACTGAGTTCCTTCGGCGCCGAGGTGACGGTCCGGCGCACGCGTGCACTGACGTGGTCGAGGAGCGGGCCCACCCGCGCGCGAAGTGCCGGCACGTCGGCGCGCACGATCGCCGTGGGCCGGGCGACTGCGAGCACGCGCAACTCGTCGTCGATCGATCGCAGGGCCTGCGCCGACCGCGCGGTCCCGCAGCGGGTGATCGCCTCGTCGAGGTAGACGAGCAGTTCGTGGATGTGGCGCAGCTGCGCGAACGCCGCGAACATCTCCGCCGCGCGCTCGGGTCGCCCGCGCCAGTCGTGATCCGCGAACCCGTTCCTCGACAGATTCTGTCCCGCCCCGAAACAGTCGTAGACCGTGCAGCCTCGCAATCCGCTCTCCCGCAGCCGCGCGTGGATTCCGCACCGGAAGTCTTCTCGCAGGTGGGCGCACGCGGCCCCGGCAGCCTTGCCGACGGCGAAGTCCGACGAGGCGGCGAAAGGCAGGGCGACACAGCACAGTCCGGCGCACTGTGCGCAGTCACCGCTCAGCCCGAGCGGCGCGGGAGGCAGGCTTCTCGTCATCGTCCTTCTCGTCATCGTCCGCCCACCGTCGCTCTCGGCCGCGTCCGGCGTCAATCGAATTTCCACCCCTCCGGGCTGGCCGCTCGCGGCGGAAAGCGCGCGGCACGTCCCGCGCCAGCCCTACCATCGAGAGTGACCGCACACGGCACGCTCGGTCCCGACGACGATCCCACCGAGGTGGACATGTCCCGAGACGAAAGCTCCCCCGGCACCCCGGCACCGCACGACGTCGCCCCGGCGGACCTGCCCGGATTCGACGCCGCCGGGCACGTGGTGGAAGCCAGGGCCGAGGACTTCTTCCACGCTCGCCGCCTCGACGGTGACACGGAGTGGTTCAAGACGGCCGTCTTCTACGAGGTGCTGGTACGCGCGTTCTTCGACTCGACGGGCGACGGCACCGGCGACCTGCGCGGCCTGACCGCCAAACTCGACTACCTGTCCTGGCTCGGAGTCGACTGCCTGTGGCTGCCGCCGTTCTACGACTCCCCGCTCCGCGACGGCGGATACGACATCCGGGACTTCCGTTCCGTCCTGCCCGAGTACGGCACGGTGGACGACTTCGTGCACCTCTTCGACGAGGCACACAGCCGTGGAATCCGGGTCATCACCGACCTCGTCATGAACCACACGTCGGACACGCACGCCTGGTTCCAGGCGTCCCGCGCCGATCCCGCCGGCCCGTACGGCGACTTCTACGTGTGGTCGGACACCGACACCCGATACGCGGACGCGCGCATCATCTTCGTGGACACCGAGAGTTCCAACTGGACGTGGGATCCGGTGCGTGGCCAGTACTACTGGCATCGCTTCTTCTCCCATCAGCCGGATCTCAACTACGACAACCCCGAAGTCCGGGATGCGATGATCGACGTCCTGCGGTTCTGGCTCGATCTCGGGATCGACGGATTCCGGCTCGACGCCGTCCCCTACCTCTTCGAACGGGAGGGCACCACGTGCGAGAACCTGCCCGAGACGCATGCGTTCCTCAGACGGTGCCGTGCCGTCGTCGACGCCGAGTACCCGGGCCGAGTCCTCCTCGCCGAGGCCAACCAGTGGCCGTCCGAGGTGGTCCAGTACTTCGGTGAACCGACGATCGGCGACGAGTGCCACATGGCGTTCCACTTCCCCCTCATGCCGCGCATCTTCATGGCGGTGCGCAGGCAGAACCGATTTCCGATCTCCGAGATCCTCGCCGGGACACCACCCATCCCCGCCTCCGCGCAATGGGGCATCTTCCTGCGCAACCACGACGAACTGACCCTCGAGATGGTCAGCGACGAGGAGCGCGACTACATGTACGCCGAGTACGCCCAGGACCCGAGGATGAAGGCGAACATCGGGATCCGGCGCCGGCTGGCGCCGCTCCTGGAGAACGACCGCAACCAACTGGAACTGTTCACCGCTCTCCTCCTGAGCCTGCCCGGCTCGCCCGTCCTCTACTACGGCGACGAGATCGGGATGGGTGACAACATCTGGCTCGGCGACCGAGACGCCGTGCGGACCCCGATGCAGTGGACCCCGGACCGCAACGCCGGCTTCTCGCGGGCCGACCCGGCCCGGATGTACCTGCCGGTGATCATGGACCCGACGTACGGGTACCAGTCCGTCAACGTCGAAGCACAGATGAACTCGACGAACACGCTGCTGCACTGGACCCGACGAATGATCCAGGTACGCAAGCAGCATCCGGCCTTCGGCAAGGCCGAGTTCAAGGAGATCGGTAGCGCCAATCCCGCCGTACTGACCTATCTGCGTCAGATGCCGGTGGGCCCGGACGAGGCGTTCACCGACGTGATCCTCTGCGTCAACAACCTGTCGCGGTATCCACAGGCGGCGCTCCTCGATCTCACGGAGTTCGCCGGACGGATTCCGGTGGAACTGACGGGGTCGATCCCGTTCCCTGCGCTCGGGACCGAGGAGTACATGGTCACGCTTCCCGGGCACGGGTTCTACTGGTTCTCGCTACAGCCGGATCCCACAGTGGAC
This genomic interval from Rhodococcus triatomae contains the following:
- the cobG gene encoding precorrin-3B synthase; its protein translation is MPDHRSTPDACPGALHVHEAADGALSRIRLPGGHLAPSRLQALAEAAEHLGNGEIELTSRGNVQLRSVRDPQELAQRLATAGLLPSATHERVRNVLGSPLSGRLGGRHDIRDLVHDLDRRLIADPALAELPGRVLFTVDDGRGDVSPFGGDFGIHAIGDDRFALVLAGSDTGVRLDAADTVIALLDSARAFLDLRERHWRLAELDDGARRTLEHLGVEPEIPPAGRVTGDADARPPVGWFAQHDGRVALGATVALGVLPARTARFLAAVERPVIVTPWRSILLVDLDEWVGEQVVRVLAPMGLIFDADSPWAQVSACAGSPGCAKSLADVRSDVRAAVEEDMLPVEGRQHWSGCERRCGSPGHGERTDVVATGHGYRVDTPSR
- a CDS encoding precorrin-8X methylmutase — translated: MLEYIRDGAEIYRQSFATIRAEADLDRFPPDVSRAVVRMIHASGQVDLTGDIAFTPNVVSAAHEALEAGAPILCDATMVAAGVTRRRLPRDNEVLCLLGDPRVPDLARDLGDTRSAAAVELWVDRLEGAVVAIGNAPTALFRLLNLIAAGAPRPAAVLGGPVGFIGAAESKEATVAHPAELEHLLVLGRRGGSAITSAAVNAIACEEE
- a CDS encoding precorrin-2 C(20)-methyltransferase; the encoded protein is MSSVHGKLWGVGIGPGDSELVTVKAARVIGEADVVAFHSARHGRSISRAIAAPYLRDGQIEEHLVYPVTTETIDHPGGYQGAIDEFYEQAAERLAAHLEAGRSVALLAAGDPLFYSSYMHMHKRLAPRFDAEVIPGVTSISAAAAALGTPLVEGEEILTVLPGTLPETELARRLRDTDAAAVLKLGRTFPAVRQALSDSGRMDEARYVERATSTRQRVCAAADVADDDVPYFAIAVVPSPSNAAAVPSGTDAGEVVVVGLGPGDASWTTPEVYRELAGATDLVGYTTYIDRVPHRPGQRRHSSDNKVEAERAAMALDLAKNGARVAVVSSGDPGIFAMAAAVLEVAEDDQWQDVPVRVVPGVTAASAVASRVGAPLGHDFAVLSLSDRLKPWDAVATRVSAVAGADMAFAVYNPASRSRTWQVAALKDLVLEHRSGDTPVVVGRAVGSAAESVRVVRLADLDPESVDMRTLLIVGASTTRVSASGRVYTSRYYD
- a CDS encoding cobalt-precorrin-6A reductase, whose protein sequence is MRVLILGGTAEARELAAALDGHRGVDVVSSLAGRVRRPRLPRGAVRTGGFGGVEGLVAWLRRNEVDAVVDATHPFASQMTVHAVAAAELAGVPLLVLRRPEWVPQHGDRWTSVPDLAGAAAAVGEADAARVFLTIGRQGVAAFADLSRHFLIRAIDPPEGPVPADSRILLARGPFGVEEEIRTLRADAIDLLVTKNSGGDLTEGKLAACRALDVPVLMIERPPLPTGVATVAGAGEAVRRLGLSPA
- the cobM gene encoding precorrin-4 C(11)-methyltransferase, with the translated sequence MTVYFIGAGPGAADLVTVRALRLIERCPVCLFAGSLVPAELIDACPPSADVVDTARMSLDEIVDLLVAAHARGVDVARVHSGDPSIYSAVAEQARRLDEAGVPYDIVPGVPAFAAAAAALKRELTVPGVAQTIVLTRVSTLSTAMPPGEDLRSLGRSGATMVVHLGAHRIRQITEELGESYGTDCPAAVVAFASRADQQIVTGTLATLAEQVEERGITKTAVVIVGRALAAEGFPDSYLYSASRSRTTH
- the cbiE gene encoding precorrin-6y C5,15-methyltransferase (decarboxylating) subunit CbiE, which gives rise to MTPVVVVGIGADGWEGLGATSRQEITDAEVLIGSARQLELVPDGRAERVRWPSPMLPVLADLFAEHRGRRVCVLASGDPMFHGIGTTLVRILGAERVRVLPHVSSASLACARMGWPLDRVTVRSVVNRPATTIVPDLAAAARLVVLAQGPDTPGELAALLAAQGFGASALTVLARLGGPDEHRLDGTAENWNHPAVDPLHVVAVECRRDPAIGARTTRLPGLDDDSFAGDGQMTKQEIRALTLCALAPTPGEVLWDVGGGSGTIAIEWMRTDPRCRAVTFERDPLRQVQIGQNAGRLGVPDLRVRGAAPDDFPDVAGTPDAVFLGGGLTQEGLFDACWERLLPGGRLVANAVTAESEAAVLSWFRTFGGDVRRFQVYRGSPLGGFTTWRPQLPVTQWSVVKGARS
- a CDS encoding SDR family NAD(P)-dependent oxidoreductase, with product MLIGSKGGRSRREVDPGIVLVLGGRSEIGLEVATRLAPGRVVVLAARRSGDLDEERAAVLAAGAAAVETVEFDADDLAGHGRMLSSVVETHGPIGVAVLAFGILGDQQRAEEEAAHAVQIVHTDYVAQVGILTHLAALLRARGSGQIMVFSSVAGWRVRRANYVYGSAKAGLDGFASGLTDALHGTGVHVLLVRPGFVIGRMTHGMDPAPLSSTAPQVADAAVAALRARRATVWVPWVLQPVFFGMRLLPRALWRRMPR